Proteins encoded together in one Lathyrus oleraceus cultivar Zhongwan6 chromosome 5, CAAS_Psat_ZW6_1.0, whole genome shotgun sequence window:
- the LOC127085136 gene encoding 30S ribosomal protein S31, mitochondrial, which produces MCMNRSASSKQQRREVSMASGASAMQRCTVAARWLIRATSTETPSACSGEAAPILCGRGDKKTKKGKRFKGSYGKSRPKREQMIERMKDKVEVPRSTPWPLPFKLI; this is translated from the coding sequence ATGTGCATGAACCGAAGCGCGAGCAGCAAACAGCAAAGAAGAGAAGTGTCTATGGCGAGTGGTGCTAGTGCGATGCAGCGGTGCACCGTCGCTGCGAGGTGGTTGATAAGAGCAACGTCGACGGAGACGCCGTCTGCCTGTTCCGGCGAAGCAGCTCCGATACTGTGCGGTCGAGGTGATAAAAAGACAAAGAAAGGGAAGCGATTCAAGGGATCGTATGGAAAATCTCGTCCGAAGAGAGAACAAATGATCGAGCGTATGAAAGATAAGGTGGAAGTTCCCAGGTCTACTCCTTGGCCTCTTCCTTTCAAGCTCATTTGA